Proteins encoded within one genomic window of Hallerella porci:
- a CDS encoding mannose-1-phosphate guanylyltransferase/mannose-6-phosphate isomerase: MINLILCGGCGTRLWPVSRTLMPKQFAKLFNGSSLFQGTVVTNSVACESQYVISNAEQYFLAKDQLSELSESGHNPHFMLEPVGRNTAPAIALACLTLDPNTVVLVSPSDHVIRKKDAYLKVLEKAKKLAESGYLVTFGITPTSPETGYGYIEADGENVKRFVEKPNLEKAKEYLASGNFYWNSGIFCFKVSTFLTELEKYAPDMFVACKSALTSAKRENELLRVQYDDMMEIPANSIDYAVMEKSNQVKVVPSDIGWSDLGSFDALYNEYPHDEAGNNVNPKHLPVGTKNSMVIGQQRLVATIDLDKMLVVDTPDALLVAPLSSSQKVKKVVESLKLKHSPLTDVPQTVARPWGTYSVLDDNERYKIKRIVVRPGKRLSLQKHLHRSEHWVVVSGTATCTVGDKVFYVRPNESTYIKVGEIHRLQNDGKLPLVIVEVQVGEYTGEDDIIRIEDDFKRN; encoded by the coding sequence ATGATCAATTTGATTCTTTGTGGTGGATGTGGAACGCGTCTTTGGCCGGTCAGCCGGACTTTAATGCCCAAGCAATTTGCCAAACTTTTTAACGGCAGTTCTCTTTTTCAAGGAACGGTCGTCACCAATTCTGTCGCTTGCGAATCGCAATATGTAATCAGCAACGCAGAACAATACTTCTTAGCAAAAGACCAACTTTCGGAACTTTCGGAAAGCGGGCACAACCCGCACTTTATGCTCGAACCGGTGGGACGCAATACGGCGCCGGCAATCGCACTCGCATGTCTCACTTTGGATCCGAATACCGTTGTTCTCGTTTCTCCGTCGGATCACGTCATCCGCAAAAAAGATGCCTACTTAAAAGTTTTGGAAAAAGCGAAGAAACTCGCCGAAAGCGGTTACCTCGTCACCTTTGGCATTACGCCGACAAGTCCGGAAACCGGTTATGGTTACATTGAAGCGGACGGTGAAAATGTCAAACGCTTCGTCGAAAAACCGAATTTGGAAAAAGCAAAAGAATACCTCGCCAGCGGGAATTTCTACTGGAATAGTGGCATTTTCTGCTTCAAAGTTTCCACGTTCCTCACCGAACTTGAAAAATATGCCCCCGATATGTTCGTCGCATGCAAATCGGCGCTCACCAGCGCCAAGCGGGAAAATGAACTTCTCCGCGTTCAATACGACGACATGATGGAAATTCCGGCAAATTCCATCGACTATGCGGTCATGGAAAAATCGAATCAAGTGAAAGTCGTCCCGTCGGATATCGGTTGGTCGGATCTCGGGTCTTTCGACGCTTTGTATAACGAATATCCGCACGATGAAGCGGGCAATAATGTGAACCCGAAGCATCTTCCGGTGGGCACCAAAAATTCAATGGTCATCGGGCAGCAGCGTTTAGTCGCTACAATTGATTTGGATAAAATGCTCGTCGTCGATACGCCGGATGCTCTCCTCGTCGCACCGCTTTCGTCGAGTCAAAAGGTAAAGAAAGTTGTCGAATCGCTGAAGTTAAAGCATTCTCCGCTCACCGATGTGCCTCAGACCGTTGCGCGTCCGTGGGGAACGTATTCGGTTTTGGACGACAATGAACGTTACAAGATTAAGCGCATTGTGGTAAGACCGGGCAAACGCCTTTCGCTCCAAAAGCATTTGCACCGTTCGGAACATTGGGTCGTTGTCAGCGGAACGGCGACTTGCACCGTGGGTGATAAAGTTTTTTACGTGCGTCCGAATGAATCCACTTATATTAAAGTGGGCGAAATTCACCGTTTGCAAAATGATGGCAAACTTCCGCTCGTCATCGTCGAAGTTCAAGTCGGCGAATACACCGGCGAAGATGACATTATCCGCATCGAAGACGATTTTAAGCGGAATTAA